The Bosea beijingensis genome contains the following window.
ATCGATGCGTTCGAGCCTGCGCAGACCGGTTCGCGGTTCGGTGCGGGCCTTCTCGTGGCGAAAGCCGATCGAGAGCCCGTCGATCGCGCCGTCCAGCATCAGCGCATGGATCTCGCGGGCGCGGGCGACGGCGAGCGACAACCGACCACGCACGAACAGGCCGCGGCTATCCTCGATCAGGCTCGACCAGCGGCCGATCGGCTCGGCCGGATCATGCTGCCACAGCATTTTAACGCCAGTCGGCCCGCGCCGTTGCAGGCTCTCTCGGAAGGCGCCTGGCTCCACGATATCCTTGCCGAGATCGGGGATGCGGAAGAGGCTGGCATAGCCTTCGAAGATACCGTCCAGCCCGATCCGGGCTGGCTGTAGCGGCAGCAATTTGGATTCGAGCGAGGCACGGACCGGACTGCGCGGCATCATTGCTCGCCCTCCGCGCCGTCCCGGCCACCCTTCGTCCGCCCGGTCTCGAGCTTGGCGAGCTGGCTGACGAAGCGGCTGAAGGTCTCGACAGGCGCGCCATTGCGCGATGCCCTCCCCGCGCGGGCAGGCGCGGGAGCCTTGGGCGGCGGCTTGGCCGCGCCGTTTCTGCCTTTCATGGAGTATCCCCCTCCTGGCGTGCGTTGAAGCGGTTGAGCTCGCGGACGAAATCGTCGAAGCGGCGATTGGCGGCGGTCAGCTCGCGCAGGACGAGCCAGGCCAGCCCCGAGGCGCTCGCCGCCCAGAGCAGCAGGCCGAGATGGCCGACATCGGCACGGCCGACGAAGGCCGCGACGATCTGTTCGAGCATGTTCATGAGGCCTCCTTCCCGGAGGCGCGCCGGCCATAGCCGACGGCCTCGCGCTTCTCGTCCTCGTCGAGGAAGGTCGCGGCGCCGAGCCGGCGCCAGAGCGATTCCCGCTCCTCCGCCAGCGCCTCGATGGCGTCGAGATCGGGCTCCAGCACGAGCTCGTCGCCGAAGGCCGGGCCAAGCCACTGCGCCAGCGACTGTGCCGTTCGACGCACCAGCGGAATGACGGTCTGGCGCCAGAGGGCGCGGTTGGCCTCGGCGAAATTGGCACGGGTGTTGTCGCCGGGCAGGCCGAGCAGCAGCGGCGGCACGCCGAAGGCGAGAGCGATCTCACGGGCCGCGACGCCCTTGGCGGCAACGAAATCCAGCTCGGCCGGCGTCAGCGAAAGCGGCTTCCAGTCCAGACCGCCTTCGAGGAGCAGCGGGCGGCCGGCATTGCGGGCACCCTGGAAGGAATCCTCCAGCTCCTGCTTGAGGCGGTCGAACTGGGCCTCGGTCAGCGTCGCGCCTTCCGGTCCGTCATAGACCAGGGCGCCGGACGGGCGCGCCGCATTGTCGAGCAGGGCCTTGTGCCAGCTCCCGGCTGCATTGTGGATGTCGAGCGAGACCGCCGCCGCCTCGATCGGCGACAGGCCGTAATGATCATCGACGGGGTGGAACAGCGTCAGGTGCAGGATCGGCGGCAAGCCGCCCTCATCCTGCCGGAAGCGCACCGTGTCGCCGCCGACCGTGTAGTCATAGGCCTCCGGCCAGCCGTCGCGACCGGGCACGACGCGCATCCGGTCGGGCCGCAGCGCATAGAG
Protein-coding sequences here:
- a CDS encoding HK97 family phage prohead protease — encoded protein: MMPRSPVRASLESKLLPLQPARIGLDGIFEGYASLFRIPDLGKDIVEPGAFRESLQRRGPTGVKMLWQHDPAEPIGRWSSLIEDSRGLFVRGRLSLAVARAREIHALMLDGAIDGLSIGFRHEKARTEPRTGLRRLERIDLWEVSVVTFPMLPQARIAAVKATRPSAFI
- a CDS encoding phage portal protein gives rise to the protein MFDFLRSLRGRAAPGQKRSRVGPLIALHEAGRAVWTPRDYVALSREGYERNPVVHRCIRLIAEAAAQTPLVAKIGSREVPEHPALALIERPNPRQGGIAFREMLVGHLLVAGNAYVEAVGTGREPRELYALRPDRMRVVPGRDGWPEAYDYTVGGDTVRFRQDEGGLPPILHLTLFHPVDDHYGLSPIEAAAVSLDIHNAAGSWHKALLDNAARPSGALVYDGPEGATLTEAQFDRLKQELEDSFQGARNAGRPLLLEGGLDWKPLSLTPAELDFVAAKGVAAREIALAFGVPPLLLGLPGDNTRANFAEANRALWRQTVIPLVRRTAQSLAQWLGPAFGDELVLEPDLDAIEALAEERESLWRRLGAATFLDEDEKREAVGYGRRASGKEAS